From a region of the Micropterus dolomieu isolate WLL.071019.BEF.003 ecotype Adirondacks linkage group LG21, ASM2129224v1, whole genome shotgun sequence genome:
- the LOC123960066 gene encoding poly [ADP-ribose] polymerase tankyrase-1 isoform X1 yields MAVPRRSSQQQQQQSVLQSPPRNSAISGAPPASPPMALLASAVVPPENERECSGGIEMAVASPDLPAPVLASSASFSTTTSGGGSSSVSSPGSGAASPIDGSSGIGGAFRELFEACRNGDVSRVKRLVDSVNVNAKDMAGRKSTPLHFAAGFGRKDVVEHLLQTGANVHARDDGGLIPLHNACSFGHAEVVSLLLCQGADPNARDNWNYTPLHEAAIKGKIDVCIVLLQHGADPNIRNTDGKSALDLADSSAKAVLTGEYKKDELLEAARSGNEEKLMALLTPLNVNCHASDGRKSTSQKMLSTPLHLAAGYNRVRIVQLLLQHGADVHAKDKGGLVPLHNACSYGHFEVTELLLKHGACVNAMDLWQFTPLHEAASKNRVEVCSLLLSHGADPTLLNCHSKSAVDMAPTPELKERLTYEFKGHSLLQAAREADMAKVKKTLALEIISFKHPQTNETALHCAVASPHPKRKQVTELLLRKGANINEKNKDFMTPLHVAAERAHNDILEVLQKHGAKVNAVDTLGQTALHRSALAGHIQTCKLLLSYGADPSIVSLQGFTAAQMGNEAVQQILNENVPTRNSDVDYRFLEAAKAGDLDTVQQLCTPQNVNCRDLEGRHSTPLHFAAGYNRVAVVEYLLHHGADVHAKDKGGLVPLHNACSYGHYEVAELLVRHGASVNVADLWKFTPLHEAAAKGKYEICKLLLKHGADPSKKNRDGNMPLDMVKDGDTDIQDLLRGDAALLDAAKKGCLARVQKLCSPENINCRDTQGRNSTPLHLAAGYNNLEVAEYLLEHGADVNAQDKGGLIPLHNAASYGHVDIAALLIKYNTCVNATDKWAFTPLHEAAQKGRTQLCALLLAHGADPTMKNQEGQTALDLATADDIRALLMDAMPPDALPSCFKPQATVVSASVISPASTPSCLSAASSIDNLAGPLTELAAAAASGSSGVADGATGTDRKEGEMAMLDMNISQFMKSLGLEHLRDIFEREQITLDVLADMGHEELKEIGINAYGHRHKLIKGVERLLGGQQGANPYLTFHCANQGTILIDLAPDDKEYQSVEEEMQSTIREHRDGGNAGGVFSKYNIIKIQKVVNKKLRERYTHRQKEIADENHNHHNERMLFHGSPFINAIIHKGFDERHAYIGGMFGAGIYFAENSSKSNQYVYGIGGGTGCPTHKDRSCYLCHRQMLFCRVTLGKSFLQFSAMKMAHAPPGHHSVIGRPSVNGLAYAEYVIYRGEQAYPEYLITYQILKPESAAQSAAGAEQKS; encoded by the exons ATGGCGGTGCCTCGTCGCTCAtcgcagcagcaacaacagcagagtgTTTTACAGTCTCCGCCGAGAAACAGCGCTATTTCAGGCGCTCCTCCGGCCTCCCCGCCGATGGCTCTGCTGGCTTCGGCCGTCGTACCCCCGGAGAACGAGAGGGAATGCAGCGGAGGGATCGAGATGGCCGTGGCCTCCCCGGACCTGCCCGCCCCGGTGCTGGCCAGCAGCGCGAGCTTCTCCACGACAACCTCcggcggcggcagcagcagcgtCTCCAGCCCCGGCTCCGGAGCCGCCAGCCCCATCGACGGTAGCAGCGGCATCGGCGGCGCTTTCAGGGAGTTGTTCGAGGCCTGTCGCAACGGAGATGTATCCAGAGTAAAGAGACTTGTCGATTCGGTGAATGTAAACGCGAAGGACATGGCTGGCCGCAAATCTACCCCCCTTCATTTCGCTGCGG GTTTTGGCAGAAAAGACGTGGTGGAGCACCTCCTGCAGACAGGGGCCAATGTTCACGCCAGGGATGACGGAGGACTTATCCCGCTGCATAATGCCTGCTCGTTCGGCCATGCTGAAGTTGTCAGCCTCCTCTTGTGTCAGGGTGCAGACCCCAACGCCAGAGATAACTGGAACTACACTCCGTTACATGAGGCTGCCATCAAGGGAAAGATAGATGTTTGCATTG TGTTACTCCAGCACGGAGCTGATCCAAACATCCGCAACACAGATGGGAAATCTGCTTTGGATCTAGCGGACTCTTCAGCCAAGGCCGTGCTAACCG GTGAATACAAGAAGGATGAACTTCTGGAAGCAGCAAG AAGTGGAAATGAAGAAaagctgatggcactgctgaCTCCATTAAATGTCAACTGCCACGCCAGCGATGGCCGCAAG TCAACATCCCAAAAAATGCTG TCGACGCCCCTCCACCTGGCTGCCGGCTACAACCGGGTGCGCATCGTTCAGCTCCTTCTCCAGCATGGAGCTGATGTTCATGCCAAGGACAAAGG TGGCCTGGTTCCTCTTCACAATGCCTGCTCATATGGTCACTTTGAGGTCACTGAGCTTCTGCTTAAA CACGGAGCCTGCGTGAACGCCATGGACTTGTGGCAGTTTACTCCTCTCCACGAGGCAGCGTCCAAGAACCGAGTGGAGGTCTGTTCCTTGCTGCTGAGCCACGGGGCCGACCCCACCCTTCTAAACTGTCACAGCAAGAGCGCCGTGGACATGGCCCCCACACCGGAACTGAAAGAAAGGCTCACCT ATGAGTTCAAAGGTCACTCGCTGCTGCAGGCAGCCCGGGAGGCAGACATGGCCAAAGTGAAGAAGACCCTGGCTCTAGAGATCATCAGCTTCAAACATCCTCAGACCAACGAGACAGCTCTG CACTGTGCTGTGGCTTCCCCCCACCCGAAGAGGAAGCAGGTGACCGAGTTGTTGCTGCGTAAAGGAGCCAACATCAATGAGAAGAACAAAGA CTTTATGACTCCCTTGCATGTTGCTGCTGAGAGAGCTCACAATGATATCCTGGAGGTGCTGCAGAAACATGGTGCAAAG GTAAACGCTGTGGACACGCTGGGTCAGACAGCTCTTCATAGATCTGCGCTGGCTGGTCACATCCAGACCTGCAAGCTGCTGCTGAGCTACGGGGCCGACCCGTCCATCGTGTCTCTGCAGGGTTTCACTGCTGCTCAGATGGGCAACGAGGCTGTACAACAGATTCTTAACG AAAATGTTCCCACACGTAATTCGGACGTGGACTACAGATTTCTGGAGGCGGCCAAAGCAGGGGATCTGGATACAGTGCAA CAACTCTGCACCCCCCAGAATGTAAACTGCCGGGACTTGGAGGGCCGCCACTCCACTCCTCTCCACTTTGCCGCTGGTTACAACCGAGTGGCTGTCGTTGAATACCTGCTACACCATGGAGCTGATGTCCATGCCAAAGACAAGGG CGGTCTGGTTCCTCTCCACAACGCATGCTCTTACGGTCACTACGAAGTGGCTGAGCTGCTGGTGAGACACGGGGCTTCAGTCAATGTGGCCGACCTTTGGAAATTCACACCGCTTCACGAGGCTGCAGCCAAAGGCAAATATGAGATCTGCAAACTGCTTCTCAAA CATGGAGCCGACCCATCCAAGAAGAACCGTGACGGCAACATGCCGCTGGACATGGTGAAAGATGGAGACACAGACATCCAGGACCTGCTGAGGGGTGATGCCGCCCTGCTGGATGCTGCTAAGAAGGGCTGCCTGGCCCGAGTCCAGAAACTCTGCTCCCCGGAGAACATTAACTGCCGAGACACACAGGGACGCAACTCCACACCGCTCCACCTTGCAG CCGGCTACAACAACCTTGAGGTAGCAGAGTATCTGCTGGAGCACGGGGCTGATGTCAACGCCCAGGACAAAGGAGGCCTTATCCCTCTTCATAATGCTGCATCATATGGG CATGTGGACATTGCAGCCCTGCTGATCAAGTACAATACGTGTGTGAATGCTACAGACAAATGGGCGTTCACACCCCTCCACGAGGCGGCCCAGAAGGGTCGTACACAGCTCTGTGCGTTGCTGCTGGCTCATGGAGCCGACCCCACCATGAAGAACCAAGAGGGCCAGACTGCTCTGGACCTGGCCACG GCTGACGATATCCGGGCCCTGCTGATGGACGCCATGCCACCAGACGCCCTGCCCAGCTGCTTTAAGCCCCAGGCCACAGTGGTCAGCGCCTCAGTCATTTCCCCCGCCTCAACGCCATCCTGTCTGTCGGCCGCCAGCAGCATAGACAACCTGGCCGGGCCGCTCACTGAGCTGGCTGCCGCCGCCGCCTCCGGGTCGTCCGGAGTGGCAGATGGAGCCACAGGCACCGACCGCAAGGAAGGGGAAA TGGCAATGCTGGACATGAATATAAGTCAGTTCATGAAGAGCCTGGGCCTGGAGCACCTGAGGGACATCTTTGAGAGGGAGCAG atCACCCTGGATGTGCTGGCTGATATGGGTCACGAGGAGCTGAAGGAGATTGGAATTAATGCTTATGGCCACCGACACAAACTTATTAAGGGTGTTGAGAGGCTGCTGGGCGGCCAGCAAG gtgCCAACCCCTACCTGACATTCCATTGTGCCAATCAGGGCACCATCCTGATAGACCTCGCCCCAGACGACAAGGAGTACCAgtctgtggaggaggag ATGCAGAGCACCATCAGAGAGCACAGAGACGGAGGCAACGCTGGCGGTGTGTTCAGCAAATACAACATCATCAAG ATTCAGAAGGTGGTAAATAAGAAGCTAAGGGAACGTTACACCCACCGGCAGAAGGAGATCGCAGATGAGAACCACAACCACCACAATGAGCGGATGTTGTTTCACG GTTCCCCGTTCATCAACGCCATTATCCACAAAGGCTTTGATGAGCGCCACGCATACATAGGAGGGATGTTTGGAGCAGGCATCTACTTTGCGGAGAACTCCTCAAAGAGCAATCAGTACGTCTACGGCATCGGTGGAGGCACGGGCTGCCCGACGCACAAAGACCGATCCTGCTATCTGTGCCACAG GCAGATGCTGTTCTGCCGAGTGACCCTGGGGAAGTCCTTCCTACAGTTCAGCGCCATGAAGATGGCCCACGCCCCTCCGGGACACCACTCAGTGATCGGGCGGCCCAGCGTCAACGGCCTGGCCTACGCCGAGTATGTCATCTACAGAGGAGAGCAG GCCTACCCAGAGTACCTCATCACCTACCAGATCCTTAAACCGGAGAGTGCAGCCCAGTCCGCAGCAGGAGCTGAGCAGAAGTCATAG
- the LOC123960066 gene encoding poly [ADP-ribose] polymerase tankyrase-1 isoform X2, producing MAVPRRSSQQQQQQSVLQSPPRNSAISGAPPASPPMALLASAVVPPENERECSGGIEMAVASPDLPAPVLASSASFSTTTSGGGSSSVSSPGSGAASPIDGSSGIGGAFRELFEACRNGDVSRVKRLVDSVNVNAKDMAGRKSTPLHFAAGFGRKDVVEHLLQTGANVHARDDGGLIPLHNACSFGHAEVVSLLLCQGADPNARDNWNYTPLHEAAIKGKIDVCIVLLQHGADPNIRNTDGKSALDLADSSAKAVLTGEYKKDELLEAARSGNEEKLMALLTPLNVNCHASDGRKSTPLHLAAGYNRVRIVQLLLQHGADVHAKDKGGLVPLHNACSYGHFEVTELLLKHGACVNAMDLWQFTPLHEAASKNRVEVCSLLLSHGADPTLLNCHSKSAVDMAPTPELKERLTYEFKGHSLLQAAREADMAKVKKTLALEIISFKHPQTNETALHCAVASPHPKRKQVTELLLRKGANINEKNKDFMTPLHVAAERAHNDILEVLQKHGAKVNAVDTLGQTALHRSALAGHIQTCKLLLSYGADPSIVSLQGFTAAQMGNEAVQQILNENVPTRNSDVDYRFLEAAKAGDLDTVQQLCTPQNVNCRDLEGRHSTPLHFAAGYNRVAVVEYLLHHGADVHAKDKGGLVPLHNACSYGHYEVAELLVRHGASVNVADLWKFTPLHEAAAKGKYEICKLLLKHGADPSKKNRDGNMPLDMVKDGDTDIQDLLRGDAALLDAAKKGCLARVQKLCSPENINCRDTQGRNSTPLHLAAGYNNLEVAEYLLEHGADVNAQDKGGLIPLHNAASYGHVDIAALLIKYNTCVNATDKWAFTPLHEAAQKGRTQLCALLLAHGADPTMKNQEGQTALDLATADDIRALLMDAMPPDALPSCFKPQATVVSASVISPASTPSCLSAASSIDNLAGPLTELAAAAASGSSGVADGATGTDRKEGEMAMLDMNISQFMKSLGLEHLRDIFEREQITLDVLADMGHEELKEIGINAYGHRHKLIKGVERLLGGQQGANPYLTFHCANQGTILIDLAPDDKEYQSVEEEMQSTIREHRDGGNAGGVFSKYNIIKIQKVVNKKLRERYTHRQKEIADENHNHHNERMLFHGSPFINAIIHKGFDERHAYIGGMFGAGIYFAENSSKSNQYVYGIGGGTGCPTHKDRSCYLCHRQMLFCRVTLGKSFLQFSAMKMAHAPPGHHSVIGRPSVNGLAYAEYVIYRGEQAYPEYLITYQILKPESAAQSAAGAEQKS from the exons ATGGCGGTGCCTCGTCGCTCAtcgcagcagcaacaacagcagagtgTTTTACAGTCTCCGCCGAGAAACAGCGCTATTTCAGGCGCTCCTCCGGCCTCCCCGCCGATGGCTCTGCTGGCTTCGGCCGTCGTACCCCCGGAGAACGAGAGGGAATGCAGCGGAGGGATCGAGATGGCCGTGGCCTCCCCGGACCTGCCCGCCCCGGTGCTGGCCAGCAGCGCGAGCTTCTCCACGACAACCTCcggcggcggcagcagcagcgtCTCCAGCCCCGGCTCCGGAGCCGCCAGCCCCATCGACGGTAGCAGCGGCATCGGCGGCGCTTTCAGGGAGTTGTTCGAGGCCTGTCGCAACGGAGATGTATCCAGAGTAAAGAGACTTGTCGATTCGGTGAATGTAAACGCGAAGGACATGGCTGGCCGCAAATCTACCCCCCTTCATTTCGCTGCGG GTTTTGGCAGAAAAGACGTGGTGGAGCACCTCCTGCAGACAGGGGCCAATGTTCACGCCAGGGATGACGGAGGACTTATCCCGCTGCATAATGCCTGCTCGTTCGGCCATGCTGAAGTTGTCAGCCTCCTCTTGTGTCAGGGTGCAGACCCCAACGCCAGAGATAACTGGAACTACACTCCGTTACATGAGGCTGCCATCAAGGGAAAGATAGATGTTTGCATTG TGTTACTCCAGCACGGAGCTGATCCAAACATCCGCAACACAGATGGGAAATCTGCTTTGGATCTAGCGGACTCTTCAGCCAAGGCCGTGCTAACCG GTGAATACAAGAAGGATGAACTTCTGGAAGCAGCAAG AAGTGGAAATGAAGAAaagctgatggcactgctgaCTCCATTAAATGTCAACTGCCACGCCAGCGATGGCCGCAAG TCGACGCCCCTCCACCTGGCTGCCGGCTACAACCGGGTGCGCATCGTTCAGCTCCTTCTCCAGCATGGAGCTGATGTTCATGCCAAGGACAAAGG TGGCCTGGTTCCTCTTCACAATGCCTGCTCATATGGTCACTTTGAGGTCACTGAGCTTCTGCTTAAA CACGGAGCCTGCGTGAACGCCATGGACTTGTGGCAGTTTACTCCTCTCCACGAGGCAGCGTCCAAGAACCGAGTGGAGGTCTGTTCCTTGCTGCTGAGCCACGGGGCCGACCCCACCCTTCTAAACTGTCACAGCAAGAGCGCCGTGGACATGGCCCCCACACCGGAACTGAAAGAAAGGCTCACCT ATGAGTTCAAAGGTCACTCGCTGCTGCAGGCAGCCCGGGAGGCAGACATGGCCAAAGTGAAGAAGACCCTGGCTCTAGAGATCATCAGCTTCAAACATCCTCAGACCAACGAGACAGCTCTG CACTGTGCTGTGGCTTCCCCCCACCCGAAGAGGAAGCAGGTGACCGAGTTGTTGCTGCGTAAAGGAGCCAACATCAATGAGAAGAACAAAGA CTTTATGACTCCCTTGCATGTTGCTGCTGAGAGAGCTCACAATGATATCCTGGAGGTGCTGCAGAAACATGGTGCAAAG GTAAACGCTGTGGACACGCTGGGTCAGACAGCTCTTCATAGATCTGCGCTGGCTGGTCACATCCAGACCTGCAAGCTGCTGCTGAGCTACGGGGCCGACCCGTCCATCGTGTCTCTGCAGGGTTTCACTGCTGCTCAGATGGGCAACGAGGCTGTACAACAGATTCTTAACG AAAATGTTCCCACACGTAATTCGGACGTGGACTACAGATTTCTGGAGGCGGCCAAAGCAGGGGATCTGGATACAGTGCAA CAACTCTGCACCCCCCAGAATGTAAACTGCCGGGACTTGGAGGGCCGCCACTCCACTCCTCTCCACTTTGCCGCTGGTTACAACCGAGTGGCTGTCGTTGAATACCTGCTACACCATGGAGCTGATGTCCATGCCAAAGACAAGGG CGGTCTGGTTCCTCTCCACAACGCATGCTCTTACGGTCACTACGAAGTGGCTGAGCTGCTGGTGAGACACGGGGCTTCAGTCAATGTGGCCGACCTTTGGAAATTCACACCGCTTCACGAGGCTGCAGCCAAAGGCAAATATGAGATCTGCAAACTGCTTCTCAAA CATGGAGCCGACCCATCCAAGAAGAACCGTGACGGCAACATGCCGCTGGACATGGTGAAAGATGGAGACACAGACATCCAGGACCTGCTGAGGGGTGATGCCGCCCTGCTGGATGCTGCTAAGAAGGGCTGCCTGGCCCGAGTCCAGAAACTCTGCTCCCCGGAGAACATTAACTGCCGAGACACACAGGGACGCAACTCCACACCGCTCCACCTTGCAG CCGGCTACAACAACCTTGAGGTAGCAGAGTATCTGCTGGAGCACGGGGCTGATGTCAACGCCCAGGACAAAGGAGGCCTTATCCCTCTTCATAATGCTGCATCATATGGG CATGTGGACATTGCAGCCCTGCTGATCAAGTACAATACGTGTGTGAATGCTACAGACAAATGGGCGTTCACACCCCTCCACGAGGCGGCCCAGAAGGGTCGTACACAGCTCTGTGCGTTGCTGCTGGCTCATGGAGCCGACCCCACCATGAAGAACCAAGAGGGCCAGACTGCTCTGGACCTGGCCACG GCTGACGATATCCGGGCCCTGCTGATGGACGCCATGCCACCAGACGCCCTGCCCAGCTGCTTTAAGCCCCAGGCCACAGTGGTCAGCGCCTCAGTCATTTCCCCCGCCTCAACGCCATCCTGTCTGTCGGCCGCCAGCAGCATAGACAACCTGGCCGGGCCGCTCACTGAGCTGGCTGCCGCCGCCGCCTCCGGGTCGTCCGGAGTGGCAGATGGAGCCACAGGCACCGACCGCAAGGAAGGGGAAA TGGCAATGCTGGACATGAATATAAGTCAGTTCATGAAGAGCCTGGGCCTGGAGCACCTGAGGGACATCTTTGAGAGGGAGCAG atCACCCTGGATGTGCTGGCTGATATGGGTCACGAGGAGCTGAAGGAGATTGGAATTAATGCTTATGGCCACCGACACAAACTTATTAAGGGTGTTGAGAGGCTGCTGGGCGGCCAGCAAG gtgCCAACCCCTACCTGACATTCCATTGTGCCAATCAGGGCACCATCCTGATAGACCTCGCCCCAGACGACAAGGAGTACCAgtctgtggaggaggag ATGCAGAGCACCATCAGAGAGCACAGAGACGGAGGCAACGCTGGCGGTGTGTTCAGCAAATACAACATCATCAAG ATTCAGAAGGTGGTAAATAAGAAGCTAAGGGAACGTTACACCCACCGGCAGAAGGAGATCGCAGATGAGAACCACAACCACCACAATGAGCGGATGTTGTTTCACG GTTCCCCGTTCATCAACGCCATTATCCACAAAGGCTTTGATGAGCGCCACGCATACATAGGAGGGATGTTTGGAGCAGGCATCTACTTTGCGGAGAACTCCTCAAAGAGCAATCAGTACGTCTACGGCATCGGTGGAGGCACGGGCTGCCCGACGCACAAAGACCGATCCTGCTATCTGTGCCACAG GCAGATGCTGTTCTGCCGAGTGACCCTGGGGAAGTCCTTCCTACAGTTCAGCGCCATGAAGATGGCCCACGCCCCTCCGGGACACCACTCAGTGATCGGGCGGCCCAGCGTCAACGGCCTGGCCTACGCCGAGTATGTCATCTACAGAGGAGAGCAG GCCTACCCAGAGTACCTCATCACCTACCAGATCCTTAAACCGGAGAGTGCAGCCCAGTCCGCAGCAGGAGCTGAGCAGAAGTCATAG